The window CCGTAGCCTATAGCTACATCGGTACTGAACTGACGTGGCCAATCTACTGGCACGGCGCCCTTGGCAAGGCCAAGATGGATTTAGACCGCGCAGCAAAAGCCTTAAATGAGCAATTGTCAGCTACTGGCGGTAGCGCTAACGTTGCGGTACTGAAGAGCGTTGTAACTCAAGCGAGTTCGGCTATTCCAGTCATGCCTTTGTATATCGCTATGGTATTCAAGAAAATGCGTCAGGAAGGTCTCCATGAAGGTTGTATGGAGCAAATCTATCGCATGTTCAGTGAGCGTCTATTCCGCGCCGATGGTGCTAAGCCAGAAACCGACAGCGACAATCGCATCCGTTTAGACGATTGGGAACTGCGTGAAGATATTCAGCAACACTGCCGTAATTTGTGGCCACAAGTGACCACAGAAAACTTGTCAGAATTAACGGATTACCGTGAATACAAAGCTGAATTTATTAAATTATTCGGCTTTGGTATCGAAGGTATTGATTACGATGCCGACGTTAACCCATACGTTGAGTTTGACGTTATCGAGCTCTAATCGACTGCGATAGCTAATCACTGCTTATCACACCGTTAAACGCCACTTTTTAGTGGCGTTTTTATTTGCAACGCCCACACTAAGATGCGCTACACTCGTTTCCACTAATCACTCCCTCAATAAGGAAAGACGATGAAAATTAGCGCAAGAAATACGCTCAGCGGCACGATCAAATCCATAGAAATGGGCGCGGTAAACAATGAAGTGACTATCGAACTTGCACCCGGAGTCGTATTGACCTCAGTAGTAACTAAAGCGTCCTGTGAGCGCCTAGGGCTTAAAGTGGGGGATTCGGCTTATGCACTCATCAAAGCCAGCAGCGTGATGATAGGCGTTGATGACTAGCCGCATGTAACGTCGCGCTTGATGTGATGGCGTATTGAGTCTTACTGTGTTGCAGTAACTTATTCACTGCACAATCATCGACATACTTCATCGCATTGAAAAAACAAAAAGGCCAAGTGGAATCACTTGGCCTTTTTAATCGAAGTTTACAAGTAAGATAGCCAGTTCAACGCGCTATCCTAACTTAAATTATTCTTCTACAGGGTAAAGCACCTTGGCATTGGCTTTAAGTGAATCTATCAAGCCACGGTAGTCTGCTTCGCTGTATTGAGCGTTCAGGCGTTGTTTAAGCGCATTAACCAGCTCATCACTCACACCTTCAGCAGCGTTGACTTTATCTAGCGCAACCACGGCATAACCATTTGCTAAACCCACGGTATCGACAACTGGAGAAGTGCTTGGTGTTGGCATTTGGAACGCTTTGCCTACAATCGCAGCATCAACATCTTGCGCGCCGCGGCCTAGTTTCGCTTTAGCCACTAAACCAAGATCCGTTGCACCTGCTTTAACTTGTGCCATCAGCTCTTGTGCTTTCGCACGGGCAGCTTCGTTTGCTTGATCTTGCTTCAAACGCTCTGTGATATTGGCTTTCACTTCCGCTAAGGCCAAAGTGCCCGCATCGTGATGTTCCTTCACACGAACCACCACCACGTGGTTAGGTTCAAGCTCAATCACTTCACTGTTTAACCCTTTCAGCATAACAGTTTCAGAGAACGCAGCTTTAACTAAGTCTGGCTTGTTCAGCGCAGCAGGAACGTTATCGCGAGAGAACAGTGGAGTCGTCTTAATATCGACGCCCACAGCTTTAGCGGTTTCAGATAATGTATCTGGCACTTCATAGCTAGTATCAGCCAATTTGCTTTGTAAGCTATAGAATTGATCAACCGCTTTCTTATCTTGCAATTGCGCCACTATCTTAGCTTTTACATCGGCAAAGGGTACAGTCACACCAGGTTGCACATCTAATAGCTTGATAATGTGGAAACCAAAGTCAGTTTTAACTACCGCTGAATGTTGGCCTTTGTTCAATGCAAATAATGCAGCATCGAAAGCGGGGTCCATCACACCTGGTTCAAACCAATCCAGTTTACCGCCCTGCTCTGCACTCAAGGTATCGTCAGAGTTAGCTTTAGCCAGATCAGCAAAATCGGCACCGCTGTCTAATTGCTTCGCTAAATCTTCAGCCTTGGCTTTTGCAGCCGCTTCATCGCTACCTGGCATAACCAGAATATGTGCGGCAAGACGCTTCTCATTAGACACGTATTGCGCTTTATGTTCTTCGTAATAAGCTTGCGCTTCTTCGTCAGAAACTGGGTTATTTTTAGCAAAATCAGCCGCATTCAGCTCAACATATTCTAAGCTCACCATTTCAGGGCTCATAAACTGCCCTTGGTTTGCGTCATAATAGTTTTTCACTTGCTCGTCAGTCACAACCGCTGTCGCTAAGAATGGCGCAGAATCAACGACTAAATAGCGCACATCGCGAGTTTGGCCTTGTAACTCAGCTAACTGCTTAGCTTCGCCAGCTAACACAAATTCAGTACCAACTAGCGCAGCCGTTAACTGACGACGGGTCATATCGACGCGCATCATGTCTCTGAACGCCTGTGGTTGATAACCTAACTGACGTAGAATCGCCTGATAACGATCGTTATCAAACTTGCCATCGGTTTGGAATGCGGGTTCAGTTTTCACGGCTGCAATGATCTGTTCGTCAGATACACGCAACCCCATAGCCTTAGCCGCTTGATCTATCAGTTTGTCAGCCACTAAGCGCTCTAATACGCTCTGCTTAATGCTTTGTAGATATTTTTCGTCAGCAGATAACGCAGCAAACATCTCACCTAGCTGTTGCTCCATACGAGAGCGCTCGCTTTGGTAAGCCTGCTCAAGCTCGGCTTTAGTGATTATGTCACCGTTCACTTCTGCTGCAGGCACATCAGTTGTAGAACCTAAGTAACTGCTGACTCCTGCAAATGCAAAAGATAAAATCACAAGTACGAGAATGCCTTTAGCAATCACGCCTTGCGAACCATCGCGGATCTTTTCTAACATCAGATTTCTCGCTTGTTGCGATTAACAAAATAAAAAGGCGCATCAGTTTGAGATGCGCCTTTCTGTAATTTATGGGGAATATTCAGACGCTACCACTGGTAAATTCTAAAACCCCGAGTAATGGTAGAAATTAAGCTTCATATTCCATTACTTTCAATTCGTAAAAAGCACTGATAAACAGTGCTTGTCATTACGAATGCCTTACAAAGGCTACGATATTAATGATTAATTAACAGCGTCTTTCAGTGCTTTACCAGCTTTAAAAGCTGGAATTTTAGCTGCTGCGATTTTGATTTCTTCACCCGTTTGTGGGTTGCGACCAGTACGCTCAGCGCGTTCACGCACTTCAAAAGTACCAAAACCAACAAGAGAAATTTTATCACCTTCTTTCAGACCTTCGGTCACAGCAGCGATAAAAGAATCCAGTGCACGGCCAGCAGCGGCTTTAGAAATGTCAGCACCAGATGCGATTTTCTCGATTAGTTCAGATTTGTTCATGTCATCCCCTTGAATGTAATTTTTTTGCGCCGCAACCAAATCCGTCTCTAGAGCGGTCTGCGGAGGCTTTTATAACAA of the Shewanella baltica genome contains:
- a CDS encoding TOBE domain-containing protein, whose product is MKISARNTLSGTIKSIEMGAVNNEVTIELAPGVVLTSVVTKASCERLGLKVGDSAYALIKASSVMIGVDD
- a CDS encoding SurA N-terminal domain-containing protein — its product is MLEKIRDGSQGVIAKGILVLVILSFAFAGVSSYLGSTTDVPAAEVNGDIITKAELEQAYQSERSRMEQQLGEMFAALSADEKYLQSIKQSVLERLVADKLIDQAAKAMGLRVSDEQIIAAVKTEPAFQTDGKFDNDRYQAILRQLGYQPQAFRDMMRVDMTRRQLTAALVGTEFVLAGEAKQLAELQGQTRDVRYLVVDSAPFLATAVVTDEQVKNYYDANQGQFMSPEMVSLEYVELNAADFAKNNPVSDEEAQAYYEEHKAQYVSNEKRLAAHILVMPGSDEAAAKAKAEDLAKQLDSGADFADLAKANSDDTLSAEQGGKLDWFEPGVMDPAFDAALFALNKGQHSAVVKTDFGFHIIKLLDVQPGVTVPFADVKAKIVAQLQDKKAVDQFYSLQSKLADTSYEVPDTLSETAKAVGVDIKTTPLFSRDNVPAALNKPDLVKAAFSETVMLKGLNSEVIELEPNHVVVVRVKEHHDAGTLALAEVKANITERLKQDQANEAARAKAQELMAQVKAGATDLGLVAKAKLGRGAQDVDAAIVGKAFQMPTPSTSPVVDTVGLANGYAVVALDKVNAAEGVSDELVNALKQRLNAQYSEADYRGLIDSLKANAKVLYPVEE
- the hupB gene encoding nucleoid-associated protein HU-beta — encoded protein: MNKSELIEKIASGADISKAAAGRALDSFIAAVTEGLKEGDKISLVGFGTFEVRERAERTGRNPQTGEEIKIAAAKIPAFKAGKALKDAVN